In Rhodamnia argentea isolate NSW1041297 chromosome 1, ASM2092103v1, whole genome shotgun sequence, the genomic window TGTGAAGAACTACTGGAACTGTCACCTTAGCAAGAAGCTGGATCCCCAACAGGTCGACAACCATGAAGATAACGACTCGAACACGAAGGAAGTCTTGGAAATCCTCGGTCCCAGCCAACCGGGGGACTTCGCTGCATCATCAGGAGGCTGGACACAGCCACCAACAGCTGCTCTTGAAGCTCCAAGCTTGGTGTATTCTCCAATGCCAGAAGAAATTGGCACTTCACCTGCATCACCACCAATGTTGTACGTTGATCAGGATGAATTCAACAGTAGTAATCCACCATTCTTTGGGGAAGATGGGCATGTTCTTGGGGATCTGGGCTTGGACTTGCAGTTCGATGGGTCGGCTGGGTCGATGCAAAGCAGCAACAAGTGGGATTGGGATGACTTGATTTCTGACCTGGATCTGTGGGGTTGAATCTTTTGTAAGGTCAAAACGTTCGGTCGTTTTAGCTGGTTAATTGATGTGCAACAAAAATTTGACTATGGTGAGAATAAGCATCGACTTTGTGTACCGGCCCTAAGCTTACATGATTGATTTACCTCATCGGTGAGTCTTCAAATTAGACGGATTGTAAATCGAAATAATATGGGTTAGTTTAGTTTTCAAAATTGTACTTAAATTTCATCTTGATCAGAAATTAAAACTTGAAAACCGTTTTCGATTTCTTATTTTCGTGAAAATTAGTTCAGCAAATAAAAACTAGAATATTCTTGATTGATTGTGGAATCTACGGCAGATATATATTTATTCCAAGAGCCTGGCTCTTTCACATGTGAGTAATTAAGTTTTTTCCATCATACTTTCCTAGCTAGGTCGGTCCAAAATGTAAATTTTAGTGAGATTTGCCAGTGTGGCTGGTTTGACTTCTTACCGGACTGAAGAAAGTTGCACTCTGTTTTTATCGGAAAAACGAAACAATTCCCAAGGAAACAGCAAGAAACTGCGGGTCGTATCTGCTGGCAGGTGGCATTGGGCCATTGCACAAGGCCCCATGAGTTTTCGCACAAAGTCAATTGCACATCTCTCCATGTGAGGAATCCCCAATCTGATTGGCTTGACCCTCTCTTCCCTGCTCATTCCCAGAAATCTTTGAGTTTTGCACCCATTATTAATTTATGCTTTTTGTCATTTGAATATAGGGAAATTACtttcatttttgaaatattgaTCATGTTCGTCAActctaaaattttcttaattgggTCGGTTAACAAATTCTTCTTGGACACTCGTTAACAAAGTCTCTAGTAGCTAAATTGTCGAATTATAAAGCCATCTTGAAAACATCCTCTGCTATGGTCAATGGGGTTCGTGTACTTAGCTAAACCTTGTCTTGCATTGTGCTTGGCTACGAATTTCTGGTCTTAGTCCTAACATGCTAATGTGTCCTGCAATTGCAGTAGTAACACAAGTTTCAGTCAAATTGGAAGTTCATACTAGCCGACATGGTAACATTTTTTTATGGGTGTTTTATTCTCTAGAATGACTATGTTGATGTTTGAAAAAGTGAGAACCAGCCTTTGTCATCTTGTAGAGAATCGTCTATGTTGGATAATGTACTAGTTGCTCAATTTGGCATGCCATAGGTTCGAGAAACATTTTGCAATATCCATTTTATGCAATTTCTCAAAGACGATTTTCTTCTCAAGAAACGCGTTCATCCCTGACATTTTCAATTGGATCTATTCATATTTCATCATAAGAAGCAACATGAGTGGAAAGGCCGAGGAGTGAACTTTCTTGAACGGCTAGACTTGTCTAATCCAACTTTGTCGCCTATGATCTTCTACATGTAATCTCCATAAGAGAATTGAGTTTTGGATTGATTGGGTTGAGAAGGACTTGTCTCGAGCCAAACGAGACTACACCGAACTTGGATGTTAGTCGTCTCCTAAGTTGTTCATTTTGGCTGTTCTAACTCTATTAGCTtatcggaccaaaaaaaaactctatTAGCTTAGACAGATTTTTAGATACGTGATAATCTTGACAGTCAATAGAGCAAAACTTAGTTTTCAGGAAAAATTAAGCAACAGTACAtcctaattgttttttttctttttgtcattttaacaCATCCATTGAATGGCAAAAAGGGTAGGGCAGCTTTTTTAGGGGGGTTGGTTTTCAAAAGCTGCAGCGTATCTGTGCAAGCCCATGTTTCTACTGTTTTGAGGATTATGAAACCGTAGAACTCTGGTCACCTCCTTCTGTTGCCTGCGCCGCGAACTCAGGAAAGGAAACAATGTTGGAAAAAGAACTCCAcatgcactctctctctctctctctgtcgatCAGGCTCAGGACATGGATGTCTGGTCTGGTCTTCAAGTTAAGAGGCTACTGTAACTCTTTTGGGAGATTTCTCTTTCCTGTTGTGAGTAGTACAGCCTAGACTTTCAACCCTCTATCTGCACTCCACCCTTTAGACCTTGGGACTAGAACCTCAATCTCAAGCATGCCTTTCTTTATTCAGAGTTAATTCAGAAACAAAACACACCCAACGCCCACAACTTTCCTCAGACCTTCTCTTGCACCCAAAGGTTCAACCTTTTTTCCCAACCGAAGCTCAGACAGTTCCAACCTTTTgctggctgctgctgctgctgcttcttcttcttcttcttcttcttcttcttcttctgctgctgctgtttaAACCACTACCACCAATGGATGTGAGGGCACATTCTTCACAACCCTTGAACTTTCTGTTGTTGATCTTGAAACTTTCTTGCACTGTCATTCCTTTTTGCTTTAGCTCTTCTTATGTTGTTGGGTAAATTTCTTTTACAGGAGTATTACTGTAGGAAGAGCGGGCAGATACCAGCATTTGGTGACTGGGACCATGCAAACGAGCTACCAATAACTCAGTACTTTGAGTGTGCAAGGCAACCTGGCTTGCTCCGATTCAGCTCTTCTTCCGGAGAATCTGATCGCGCTCGTAAGAGCGGGGACTTGTATGCGGTCGCTGCTGCTGATGAGCACAAGTTCTCTCGCTCCATGGCTCCTCATAGAAAGGTTCAGACTTCGGCTCCTTTTTCTGCTCATGCCATTGATCCAACATgagatctttcttctttttttctcaaaaaagtctGAACTGCGTGCGAATATCTGTTGCAGGCGAGAACCAGAGAGAAGCGGAACGTGCAACTGAAGGAGCAGAGAAAAACAGGGAGAGTCGTTTGTGAGATGAAGGAACCTCCGAGGAAGCAACACCTCCTGTCACAGTCGCAACTTAATGCCCAtagccatcatcatcatcatcttgagTTGCCCATGAAGTTGAAGCCATCAAAACCCAAAGCTGTTGATGAAGATCTCTACAAGATccctcctcatcttcttcacacTACCAAGAGGGTCAGTTCCACTTCTTGTTTCCTCGTACTTTTGTTAAGAATGCTTCACAAATGGgcacctttttatttttgcccgAACTATTCCAGGACCAAATGCTTACATATAATCTGTGGAAATTCTGGTAAAAGTTGACATCTTGACCATCTTTTTTTGCGATAAATTCCAGCCCATGTTGCAGATCTTGATGCATCTGCACGTTGGGTCCAGGCAGAAATCATTTGTAAATGGCAACATTAATGTTGAAATGTTTGGTTTCTCATTGTTTTCTTCTGCAGAAAAAGGTGCTGGGATTTTTCTCAAGGTGTCTGGTCCCAGCTTGTACTGCCTAGAGTTTGACAACAGATGACTTGCAATATTCTCTGTCCAAAAGAGACGCCATGCAAATGTTGGATTGGCAAGCTCTAGCTGCATTGAGGCTAAAACTTGGGACCACTTCATTCAACCGAAAATGAAAACTTGAGTCTTGTATGATTTGAAGTAAGCTAGTCAAGACCAAATGATATCAATGTAGAATTCTCAGTTTGGATCTTAAACAGTGCTCTGTCTTGACCATCTTTTGCTGTTTTTTTCATGGGGTAAAAGGAGAATTTTGCCCAGGGTGTTTATGACTTtccgttttttccttttcattcctGAGGACGTAACTGGAATGCAATGCATAGGTATAAGCTGTCTCCTTTTAATTAGAATAGTTGATTATATTGCTGgtcaaaaatcaaaacggtcaaccttacccaaaaaaaaaatcaaacggtCAAGGATTAATATGATCCCCACTTCCCATAAGTCACTAAACGACAGTGGCACTTGACACAAAACTCTGCATCCGCGCCAACTCCAGGCGTTGAGTATGACACTATTGCCACTCCCTCTTAAGTTGtctcatgaaaaatgaaaagcttaGACCCTTTCAACAAATCAGCCTCAAACTTAGAAGCTCAATAGTCCTCTGCTAATGGCAATTAACCCACAAGAGGATTCTTCCTTAATGTTCAGGCAAATTTgcacttattttctcaaacagCAGCTACTATCGTCTATGTTGCCGTTTAATGCAAGCTATGTGACTAGTCCTGTGTCAAAATCTGTAGTATAAAGAAAGGAGCATTATGACTCAGAACttgaaaattgagatttttctttaagtCTTGGCGTCGATGCCCATTTGTGGTTGGTTTGATGAAATGTTAAACCTAGAGTGTGCTATTAAGGACAACTGCTGAATGTTTCCTGTGCACTAAATAAGACATGTCATTGAGTAATATCGTAAAAGGAATAGATAAATGCACTTGCGTAGCATGAGACTTATGCCAATATGAAATCAATGGTGCAAATAGTACTAGAGTAAGACAATAACGCTCCTTCAAGGTTGGTGCTGACTGGGACCAGGTGTGCAACAGGCTGAAGTATGCTCTCAAAATCCTCCTTTGTACTAAATCCGACAGAATTTGGTTTTGAAGATGCTGCGAAAAGAATGATATTCACGGAAGGTGACTGTACATGAGCTGAGTGAAGAAGTAGCCTTTCTTTTCGCAGTTAGTGTACATGCTCTCAAAATCCTCATTCTCTGATGCCCACTTAGGTGATTTTCTTGACAATGGAAGTAGACTTTCTTTCAGCTCTTGCAGTCACTGTGCTGCTCGCAGTTAGTGTCAAGAGCAGACCGCAGGCATCCCCGTTACTCCTAATTTGCTTTGCAGTGCTCGGGGTCATAAGGCCAGACCTCGTCTAGATTAGCCACGCAATTTCCTCGCATTGTTCAGGTCTGATTTCCTCTAATACCTTGAGCAAGACAGGAACAGCGCCTAAGTCCCTCAGTTACTCGATCGCGTCTTGACCTTAAGGCAATGACCCAAGAAGACCCATCATCCACACAAATGCAGTTCACCATCCTCTGGAGTATCACACTGGTGCCTCGTGCCTGAATGGCATTCTTTCTGTTCTGGGTGAGATGAGACAGTTTGTACAGTGCAGAAGCAGCATCGATGATAGCTACAATGTTCCCTCGTTTGACATTGATCAGAGGGCCAATTGCTCCTGCTTCTCCAATCAGACGCCTGTTCGAAGAGGGTCGATAGTTCAGACAGAGCCGCAGCAGCAATACTCCTTGTTTGAGCTGTCCCGGAGTTCAGTGACCCAATGAGGAACGATATGACAAATGGGTTGTCCTCCATTAGCTCCTTGTTACTCTCATGGAATGAGAGATTCAAAACCATGGCGGTCAATTCCTCTTCGAGACCAGGATTATCCGTCGCCTTGTTCAGGGAAAGTGGCTTTAGCAATTTTTGGGGGGTCCCCGCAGATTCCCCGAAAAAAGGCACGAACTGAGGCGTGTCTGTTAGTCAGCTATGAGTTCTTTAGCAGCTGCTTTCTGATCCCCTAGGGAGGAGGACATTTTGTCGAGGAGTGATTCACAATAATCTTCTCCGCGGTCGCCGGCTGTCTTCCCTTCGTCCTCGATCAAGTTTGGTAGCTTAAAACCTTGCAACATTTTACGGTTAATCTCTGGACCAAATGATTCGGGGTAAGTCTAGTGTCGTGAAGGTATTGCAGGGTTTGAGGGCATCTCCTATGGCACTCATCAACCAGTACTGAATAGGAAGGCGACCGAATGTCTGGaaacagccaaaaaaaaaaaaaaaaaaacgtgagcCTGGTAATCTCTCAAACAGGCCTAATTTGGAAATAATTGTGACTAAAAAGAAAGGTTGGACAACGGATTAATCAATGCTGCAAGGTTGGATAACGGATTAATCAATGCTGCACTTAATTATTCGTAGATCAATGAATCCCTTAATCGTATTGTTGGTGTGTGGGACTTACGTGCGCCCATGCGGCCAATCACCCGCCCACTAGCAGTTATCTACTATTTCAAACGTGAAGGGTCATGTTCCTTCACAGACGTAAAAAGAAACGACTCATCTCGTTTCAATTGAAGCCTGCCATTGTTCAAGAAAACACAACAGAGACTACGTATGCTCTCTCTCCCAAAATTCACTGTTGATTGACAATCAACATCAAGGAACTTCCAAGATCGCAAAGGGGCTCTTAACCTGTGACAATCAAGGtatgttttcatgatatatCCTTCtcgatcagtgattcaagtaTTATATTGTGCATGTTTCCGCAATTAGATCTTAGATCGAAATAGGGTTTTGTACCCTTCACGTATAAATACAGTACCTTATCGGAGAAGCTATCTGAAgaaaatatttgcccattacaCGGATCTAGAAAAGGATCTATGCGACTAAAAAGAGAAACCAGCTCTCCCCTGCAATTCTCCTCATTGAGATGGTTCACATGAGAGAATGAAACCAAACAAGAGCCCTACATTCATGATCTGTATCGATTATACGAAAGAATGCTTCTCTAGTTTAACTTATCAACCGCCATAAGGTGAATGGGACCATTGCAACTCTTCGGGAATTCCCTGCTTGCCATGAGGCTTCTTCTCCGCCCTCTTCAACGTCCACTCTGTCAAAAGTTGCAGAGTTTTGATAGCTTCATGGATGGTCTATAGCGTACACTCGTCTTCTTTGGCGATCATCTCCACCAGCCTTGGAACTTCGCTCTTCCACTCCTGAGGGCTCTACATTGAACCTCCATCCGAGTCCTCTGCTTCTGCCATCTTCTATCACTCACTCTAAGTGACAACACACAAGCAACAGAACAAAAATGGACTGAACTCCACAAACCATGCTAGAACTCGATACTGGTATGTCAGAAAAGAAGGGAAGAGCTAAGAAAGGATTCAACTTTGTGTGATGTGATCGGTTTTGAATCGGTTCCTTTCTGGTAATCCGGCAGTTTTTCAGTAGATAACCGGTTTCTGATGATCTggaacttcttttttctttctttctttctgttttatcaaaaaaagaaactacaCGGAACAATGCTGACGTCACTGGAGCCGCTAGTTAACTGAATTTTTCCGACTAAATGAGACTTGAGGATGTTTTGTCGGCGGTTGTTTGCACCTGCATTGTTGACTTTGCCAAAATAGAGCTAAAAACAGAGAAATTAGTATAACTAGTTCTCCCCAATGCAGTGGACAAAGATAATTATAAAGATAAATCAATGGATGAAACAGATGAAGATAAAGGGACAACTGCTGAATGTTGCTTTGATTTTCAAGAAATGTCTGCTTGTTACGCTAGACAGGCATGTCCTATGGTTCTATCGACTGGTTAAACTAAGGACATATACATCGTGTAACCTGAATCTTATGTCAATACGAAGTCTGTCAATGTCGAGTATAAACAAAGTAGTACTAGAGTGAGAACACTCCCTCAAGGTTGGTGCTGACTGGGATCAGAAAGTATGTGACATACTGAAGTATGCTCTCAAAATCTTCTCTTTTTACCAAGAAGATCAACTCTTTCTCATACCTTAGAGGGCAACCTTGATGAGAACACCTAGCAAATTGTCCAAGGAGTCAAACATAGGCATGCAAGAATCTGCCTAGCTGATCTAAACTATCATTTTCTGATTGAATTGAGAAGAAATCGAGAATATGGTCAACTGTTTTCCTATGTGACAAGACCAGAATACAACAGAAGAACTTCTGCCATCAATTGAATCTCTCTGTCAAATCCATGTACATTCAACGTAAAAGATGATGCTGTTTCTCAAACTATTTGCTAAGCCATACTCCCCTGCATGAGCAAAAAATTCCTCTAACCTGTACAGAATCCATGAAACAAATCCAGCAAAAATTGGTTTTGAAGCTGCCGCGAAGAGAATGGTATTCACGAATGAGTAAAAGCTAATCATTCTATGATGCGGCATTCATGATTCTCTTAACAATGGAAGTAGCCTTCCTCTGAGCCCTTGCAGTTGCTGTGCTGCTCGTGCTTAGTGTGAAGAGCAGACCACAGGCATCCCAGTTGTTCCTAATTTGCTTCGCAGTGTTCGGGTAATAAGAACAGATCTCCTCCAGAATAACCACACAATTCTCTTTGCATCGTTCGGGTATGCTTTCCCCTAATACCTTGAGCAAGATAGGAACATCTCCAATGTCCCTCAACTCCTCAACCGTGTCTTGATCACCAGACAATTTCACAAGAAGACCCACCAATTCATCCATACAGGTGCGTTTCTCTAACCGCTGGAGTATCACACTGGTGGCTCGTGCACGAATGGCATTCGTTACATTCTCAGTAAGATGAAACAGTTGGAACAGTGCAGAAGCAGCGTTGAAGATAGCTAAAATGCTCCCTACTCTGACAACATTGATCAGAGGACCGATTGCTCCCGCTTCTCCAATCAGACGCCTGTTCGAATCGAGCACCAATAGTTTAGACAGAGCCGCGGCAGCAATACTTCTTGTTCGATGTGTCCTGGAGTTGAGTGACCCAACTAGAAACGATATGACAAATGGATTGCCCTCCATTAGCTCCTTGTTGCCATCGACGATTGAGAGATTCAAAACTATGGCAGTCAAATCCTCTTCCAGACCAGGATTATCTACCGCCTTGTTCCGGAAAGTGGGTTTGGCAATTTTTAAAGGGCCCCCTGAGATTCCCTGAAAAACGCACTAACTGAGTCTCGTCTGTTCATCAAATGTCATAGTTCTTTAGCAGCCGCTTGCTGATCATCCAGGGAGGGGGACAATCTGTCAAGGAGTGACTCAGAATGATCTTTGTTGCAGTTGCCGTCAACCTTCCCTTTATCTCCCATCAAATTCGGTAACTTAACTCCTTGCTCCTTACAACATTTTACAATTAATCTCAGGCACCAAATGATTTGGTAAATCTAGTGCCGCGAAGGTATTCCAGGGTTTGAGGGCATCTCTTATGCTCAGTCAGCCAGTCCTGAATAGGAAGGCGATCGAATTTCTGGAAACAGGaaatcaaaccaaaaaaaaaagggaagaaaatgtGAGCCTGGTAATCACTCAAATAGGCCTGATTTGGAAATAACTGTGACTAAGAACCCGAGGAAACAAGAAGAACGAACACAGCAAAATGACTCAAACCTGCCCATTCTCCAAAACAACCGGGTCCACCATCACTTTCTTAGAAATGGGACAGAGGAACTCTTTCGGAATTCCCTGCTAGTGGCGAGGCTTCTCctccgtcgtcttcaacctcgacCCCGTGAAGAGTTGCAGAGTTCTGATGACCTCATCGACGGTCTCTAACTTACATTCGTCTTCTTTAGCGATCATCTCCAGTAGCCTGGACACTTTGCTCTTCAACTCTTGAGGGCTCTTCGCCGGACCTCCATCTGGGTCCTCTGTTTCTGCCATCCTGCATCACTCACTCTAACCGACACCACTCAAAGAacagaggcaaaaaaaaatgggattgaACTCGAGAAAATCACAAGAACTCAATGTGGGCGCTTGGAGAATAGAAGGGAAAAGCAAAGAGAGGATCGTACTCTGTGTTGATGTGATCGTTCTTGAATCGGTTCCTTTCAGTTTCTGGTAATCTGGCAGCTTCAGTTGAGAATGGGGCTCTGGCAGTTTATTTGGAGCAACAGAAATGCTGACGTCACTGGGGCTGCTTGTTAACTGAAATTCTCTGATTGGATGAGACTTGAGGATGTTCTGTCGGCGGTTGTTCGTCCGTGGATTGCTGATTTTGCCGAAACAGAGCTCAAATGTCAAAACTGAAATATAATAAGGATTaataaaaactagaaaattatAAAGATTAATCGAAActgaaaaagtaaaattttcttaaatttggccatgtttggttcagcattaaAAATGAGCGTTgaggctctaaagtcccttggccaaatgcaaatgttgtTTAGCTACTTTTTTAACTTACTTTGGGGactctccaaagtcctttagcccaaagtacctctaaaggtactttgggctaaaggatttttgcaaaatgcaactaatttttttttttttaactttgtcatCTTCGCTTGCCGCCACCCCCTCGTCGCCTTCTTTATTGCCGTCGCCTACCGGATTCTTGTCGCTCGCCCGACCGCCGCCGGACCATCGCCGCCCTCCTCCCGCCGGACCACCATTGGACGTCCGCCCGCCGGAccaccaccgccggccgccgccctcGTCGCCGCCGGCCATCGTTGGCCGCCGACCGCtgccttttttttcaaaaagaaaaaatactttacaaagttcatttttcaccaaacaacatttacatcaaagttACTTTCCAAATGTATtcttaaaatacactttaccaaacactacttgcattttgaaaaagaagttttgcccaaaggtatttgcattttttcaaagttatttggccaaatgctgaaccaaacaaggCCTTTAACTTTGATCCTTAAGTTGCAAGGTGACAATTTGAGAATAGACTGACGAAGGTTTCTAGAACGTAATTTCGTATATTCGTATctaaaaatcgaatttttaaGACAATGGTTTGAAAAATGTTATACCCTTGTCTAGTTAATCTAGAATGGATGAAATGATGATATGATGGGGTGTTGAAAAAATTAAGGATAAATGTATCGGAACcgctaaaacttgtcacaaaagtgtaTTTGGATcgtaaaacttttaaaaaaatgcaattaagtgctagaaattatcaaatttgtacaatcaagtccttttattAACTCTGTCCAATTTGGCTGATGAAAACTGCTGAtgtgaatttttctttattattttttctctactAAGTGGTTAAAACATGAAGCATACGGCCGTAACGAAGTCATTTTCgtgaaaattctgatttttaaattaaaaaaatatttaaataatattaacaataagagaatttaaaaaaaaaggaagaaggaaaaattaggCGAGGGCTTGCAACCTAAGCTACCTCTGCCCCACCATCGCTAAAAAGGGCCGGCGATGGTGGAGAAATGGTCGGCGGGGGTTGTCGAGCCCAACAAGGAGTTGTCGACCCTCGTCCATGTCTAGCCGAGGGTCGCCAATGGTGGGGTGGGGGCCCTTACTCGACCTGGGAGAGGGCTGCCAACCCCACCAACTATTCCCCCACCATCGTATGCCATTCCTGGCGATGGTGGCAACGACGGTTGCAACGAGGGCTGCGcctgctttttccttttttattcttcttttctttgttgtattttttaaaaaaaattcttaaatcttaATGTAACTTAAATATatttgtattaaaaaataaattttgactaaaaaggGCATCGCTTCAACCACATCAGCTCCACttaggatagagaaaataattaaaagaaatcaTGTTAACCTTTTTTGTTAGCCAACTTAGACATGTGGTGTTGCTTTGATGTATGGCTTTTCATTTTTAGAataaattaattagaaaaaaatacataaaccTAAGCAAAAGTTCAAGCGATCCTCAGTCATAATTGTCCCATTCTGTGCAATTACACTTGGCATATGGCCTTGGCCAAACATGAGAATACCAATgtattatttttaagaaatgtttGTCTAGAAAAATAGGtgaacataaaaaagaagaatactGGAGTATGCTCTCaaaatcttctctttttctacCAAGAAGATCCATTCTTTCTCCTACCATCAGAGGGTAACCTTGAAAAGTACGAAAACACCTATCAAATTGTCCAAGGAGTCAAACATGGGCATGCAAGAATATGTCTAGCTGATCTACACTATCATTTTCTGATTGAATCGAGAATATGGTCCACTGTTTCCCTATGTGACAACACTAGAATACAACAGAAAGAAATTCTGCCATCAATTAAATCTCTCTGTCAAATCCATGAAATGAAGCTGTTTCTCAATGTATTTGCTCAGCCAAACTCCCCTGCATGCCCAAAAAATTTCCTCTAACCTGTATGCAATCTGTGCAACGAATCCAGCAAAAATCGGTTTAGAAGCTGCCGCGAAGAGAATGGTATTCACAAATGAGTAAAGAGAGCTAATCATCTCATGATGCTGCTTTCATGATTTTCTGGACAATGGAAGTAGCCTTCCTCTGAGCCCTCGCAGTCGCCGTGCTGCTCACACTTAGCCTCAGGAGCAGGCTGCAGGCATCCCCGTCACTCCTAATTTGCTTCACGGTGTTCGGGTCGTAAGAACAGATCTCGTCCAGAATAGCCACACAATTCTCCTGGCATCGTTCGGGCCTGCTTTCCCCTAATACCTTGAGCAAGAGAGGAACAGCACCAAAGTCCCTCAACTCCTCAACCGCATCTTGATCGCCCGACAATTTCGCGAGTAGACCCATCATTTCGTCCACACAGAAGCGTTTGATTATCCGCTGGAGTATCACACTGGTGGCTCGTGCCCGAATGGCATTCTTTACATTCTCG contains:
- the LOC115747728 gene encoding transcription repressor MYB6-like produces the protein MGGVAWTEEEDHLLKKCIEQYGEGKWHRVPQLAGLNRCRKSCRLRWLNYLRPNIKRGVFTEDEVDLIIKLHNVLGNRWSLIAGRLPGRTANDVKNYWNCHLSKKLDPQQVDNHEDNDSNTKEVLEILGPSQPGDFAASSGGWTQPPTAALEAPSLVYSPMPEEIGTSPASPPMLYVDQDEFNSSNPPFFGEDGHVLGDLGLDLQFDGSAGSMQSSNKWDWDDLISDLDLWG
- the LOC115747817 gene encoding methyl-CpG-binding protein 2-like isoform X2, with protein sequence MDEYYCRKSGQIPAFGDWDHANELPITQYFECARQPGLLRFSSSSGESDRARKSGDLYAVAAADEHKFSRSMAPHRKARTREKRNVQLKEQRKTGRVVCEMKEPPRKQHLLSQSQLNAHSHHHHHLELPMKLKPSKPKAVDEDLYKIPPHLLHTTKRKKVLGFFSRCLVPACTA
- the LOC115747817 gene encoding uncharacterized protein LOC115747817 isoform X1, whose product is MLLGKFLLQEYYCRKSGQIPAFGDWDHANELPITQYFECARQPGLLRFSSSSGESDRARKSGDLYAVAAADEHKFSRSMAPHRKARTREKRNVQLKEQRKTGRVVCEMKEPPRKQHLLSQSQLNAHSHHHHHLELPMKLKPSKPKAVDEDLYKIPPHLLHTTKRKKVLGFFSRCLVPACTA
- the LOC115747725 gene encoding U-box domain-containing protein 2-like produces the protein MAETEDPDGGPAKSPQELKSKVSRLLEMIAKEDECKLETVDEGISGGPLKIAKPTFRNKAVDNPGLEEDLTAIVLNLSIVDGNKELMEGNPFVISFLVGSLNSRTHRTRSIAAAALSKLLVLDSNRRLIGEAGAIGPLINVVRVGSILAIFNAASALFQLFHLTENVTNAIRARATSVILQRLEKRTCMDELVGLLVKLSGDQDTVEELRDIGDVPILLKVLGESIPERCKENCVVILEEICSYYPNTAKQIRNNWDACGLLFTLSTSSTATARAQRKATSIVKRIMNAAS